A window from Pseudobutyrivibrio ruminis HUN009 encodes these proteins:
- the ilvB gene encoding biosynthetic-type acetolactate synthase large subunit: protein MALNITGRKLFVKALKEEGVDTIFAYPGGMITDIVDELYKTEGIRVILGRHEQALVHEAEGYARATGKTAVVLVTSGPGATNTITGIADAYYDSIPMVIFTGQVPLHLIGNDAFQEVDIVGMTRSITKYGVTIRDREDMGRLIKMGFQVASTGKPGPVLIDIPKDIQVQTGDPEYPEHVDIRGYHPNETVHIGQLKKAYRLLKSAKKPLILAGGGVRISGAEQELLEFATKMNVPVTTTVMGKGVMPEDHQLFIGNCGMHGRFAANKAVTECDVLFSIGTRFNDRITGELDEFAPKAKIVHVDIASASISRNVVVDVPVTADAKIALERLVEYAEPMNTAKWLAKINEWESEHPLSMPDTKVGINPQIICEKINQVFFDANIVTDVGQHQMWATQFIKLSEGQEFITSGGLGTMGFGFPAAIGAAIGNPKKPVVLITGDGGFQMNMQEMATAMTEKIPVIICIFNNSNLGMVRQMQQLFYGKRYEITDLSASDGSYYPDFIKWAEGYSCKAIRVTNQDDVLSALETARANTDGPTVLEFIVSPDDLVLPMVKSGTPLSEMILK from the coding sequence ATGGCATTAAATATTACTGGAAGGAAGTTATTTGTTAAGGCACTTAAAGAAGAAGGCGTAGATACCATTTTCGCTTATCCAGGAGGCATGATTACTGACATCGTGGATGAGCTATACAAAACCGAAGGAATTCGTGTTATTTTAGGCCGTCATGAGCAAGCACTTGTTCATGAGGCGGAAGGTTATGCCCGCGCTACTGGGAAAACTGCGGTCGTCCTAGTCACTTCAGGTCCCGGTGCAACAAATACAATCACCGGTATTGCAGATGCGTACTATGACAGTATACCTATGGTGATTTTTACAGGACAGGTTCCTCTTCATCTTATAGGAAACGATGCGTTCCAAGAGGTAGATATTGTTGGAATGACCCGTTCAATCACCAAATACGGCGTGACAATCAGAGATAGAGAAGATATGGGCCGTCTCATTAAAATGGGATTCCAGGTTGCTTCGACTGGCAAGCCGGGCCCTGTACTTATAGATATTCCAAAGGATATTCAGGTTCAGACTGGTGACCCTGAGTACCCAGAGCATGTTGATATTAGGGGATATCATCCTAATGAAACAGTTCATATTGGCCAGTTAAAAAAAGCTTATCGATTACTTAAATCAGCTAAAAAGCCTTTAATCCTTGCTGGCGGTGGAGTTAGAATCTCTGGAGCAGAACAGGAGCTTCTGGAGTTTGCTACTAAAATGAATGTTCCAGTTACCACTACAGTTATGGGCAAGGGCGTTATGCCTGAGGACCACCAGCTCTTCATTGGTAACTGTGGTATGCATGGCCGTTTTGCTGCCAACAAAGCAGTTACAGAGTGTGATGTGCTGTTCTCAATTGGCACACGATTTAATGATAGAATAACAGGTGAGCTTGATGAATTTGCTCCAAAGGCAAAGATTGTTCATGTAGATATTGCTTCTGCATCTATTTCAAGAAATGTGGTGGTAGATGTACCAGTTACTGCAGATGCTAAAATTGCACTGGAACGTTTGGTAGAATATGCAGAGCCAATGAACACAGCCAAATGGCTTGCTAAGATAAACGAATGGGAGAGTGAACATCCTCTTTCAATGCCTGATACAAAGGTTGGCATTAATCCACAGATTATATGTGAGAAAATCAATCAGGTATTTTTTGATGCAAATATCGTAACAGATGTTGGTCAGCATCAGATGTGGGCAACACAGTTTATCAAATTAAGCGAAGGTCAGGAGTTCATTACATCAGGTGGCCTTGGTACTATGGGATTTGGTTTCCCAGCAGCAATTGGTGCCGCTATTGGCAATCCTAAAAAGCCAGTTGTATTAATTACTGGCGATGGTGGCTTCCAAATGAACATGCAGGAAATGGCCACTGCAATGACTGAGAAGATTCCGGTTATTATATGTATATTTAATAATTCCAACTTGGGTATGGTTCGTCAGATGCAACAGTTATTCTATGGAAAGAGATACGAGATTACAGATCTTTCTGCATCAGATGGAAGTTATTATCCAGACTTTATCAAATGGGCTGAAGGATACAGCTGCAAAGCTATCCGTGTTACTAATCAGGATGATGTATTGTCAGCGCTTGAGACAGCAAGGGCAAATACAGATGGCCCAACAGTTTTGGAATTTATTGTTTCTCCAGACGATTTAGTATTACCAATGGTTAAAAGTGGTACACCACTTAGTGAAATGATTTTGAAGTAG
- a CDS encoding dihydrofolate reductase yields the protein MNLIVAVDKNWAIGKDNKLLVSIPDDMKFFRETTTGKVVVMGRKTLESFPNGKPLKNRVNIVLTRDPNYEVNDAIIVHSKEELDKELKKYNQDDIFVIGGESIYRMMLDDCKRAFVTYVDYAYDADTYFPNLDELSDWKLAEESEEQTYYDIEFYFRTYTR from the coding sequence ATGAATTTAATTGTTGCAGTAGATAAGAATTGGGCAATAGGTAAAGACAACAAGCTTCTAGTGAGCATTCCTGATGATATGAAGTTTTTTAGGGAGACCACTACAGGCAAGGTTGTTGTTATGGGCCGAAAGACTCTAGAAAGCTTTCCAAATGGTAAGCCTCTCAAAAATAGAGTAAACATCGTTCTAACAAGAGACCCAAATTACGAAGTGAATGATGCAATCATCGTTCATTCAAAGGAAGAGCTTGATAAAGAACTTAAAAAATATAATCAGGATGATATTTTTGTCATAGGTGGCGAAAGTATCTACCGAATGATGCTAGATGACTGTAAGAGAGCATTTGTTACATATGTTGACTATGCTTACGATGCAGATACATATTTTCCAAATTTGGACGAGCTTTCAGATTGGAAGCTTGCGGAAGAATCAGAGGAGCAAACTTATTACGATATAGAATTTTATTTTAGAACTTATACACGTTAA
- the thyA gene encoding thymidylate synthase produces MSKADVIFKEMCRDILENGTDTKDEIVRPIWEDTGEKAYTIKQFGVVNKYDLREEFPALTLRKTALKTAMDEILWIYQRKSNNIKDLKGHIWDQWADEEGSIGTAYGYVVGEKFEFKGEMIDQMDYVLKQLKETPYSRRIMTNLYQFHDLATGHLDPCCYSATYNVTKDKDSDKLVLNMVLNQRSQDVLAANNWNVCQYAILLMMVAQVNDMIPGQLIHVIADAHIYDRHVDAIKELLSRPELPAPKVHLNPDVKNFYDFTTDDLIVEGYEAGEQIRNIPIAV; encoded by the coding sequence ATGAGTAAAGCTGATGTGATTTTTAAAGAAATGTGCCGTGATATCTTAGAGAATGGCACAGATACAAAAGATGAAATTGTGCGCCCTATCTGGGAGGATACTGGCGAAAAGGCATATACAATTAAGCAGTTTGGTGTAGTCAACAAATACGATTTAAGAGAGGAGTTCCCAGCTCTTACTCTTAGAAAGACAGCACTTAAAACAGCTATGGACGAAATTCTTTGGATTTACCAGCGTAAATCAAACAATATCAAGGATTTAAAGGGCCATATTTGGGACCAATGGGCAGATGAAGAAGGCTCAATCGGCACAGCATACGGTTATGTTGTAGGCGAAAAGTTTGAGTTCAAGGGTGAGATGATTGATCAGATGGATTATGTTCTCAAGCAGCTAAAGGAGACACCATATTCCCGTAGAATCATGACAAACCTTTATCAGTTCCATGATTTAGCAACAGGTCACTTGGATCCATGTTGCTACTCAGCTACATATAATGTCACAAAGGATAAGGATTCAGATAAGCTAGTTCTTAATATGGTGCTCAATCAGCGTTCACAGGATGTTCTTGCTGCAAACAACTGGAATGTTTGTCAGTATGCAATCCTTCTAATGATGGTTGCTCAGGTCAACGACATGATTCCAGGTCAGCTTATACATGTCATCGCTGATGCACATATTTACGATAGACACGTGGATGCTATTAAGGAATTACTTAGCCGTCCAGAGCTTCCAGCTCCAAAGGTTCACTTGAACCCGGATGTTAAGAACTTCTACGATTTCACAACTGATGACCTGATCGTGGAAGGCTACGAGGCTGGTGAGCAAATTCGTAATATCCCTATAGCTGTTTGA